In a single window of the Luteibacter rhizovicinus DSM 16549 genome:
- a CDS encoding ShlB/FhaC/HecB family hemolysin secretion/activation protein produces the protein MTMANLPTRAANLLGACILLALTSTAGAQVRPPQSGDLLRQVPVVPQAQKADDTGLKLAPPTPADQGDSAPFHVTAIEITGATLIPADTLHALVASGEGKDMTLRQLNALADRITTEYRAKGYPLTLAYVPAQTLSGGTVRIAVQEARLGKVVLENHSATHDGPLKATLDPLTSGAPISSHGFDRSLLLLGDIPGVMETSALRPGDEPGTSDLAVRTDDRPRYTGQVALDDYGNQYTGRARLTGTFNVNGLLHQGDVLDATALSAGSNMNYERLAYRYLLNGQGTVVGAAVSALDYKLKGDLRVLDAHGTAQVASLFVSQPFIRSTDGNLYGQLGYDRRHLNDSIDIVGVRTLRHTYGWTATLAGDQRDAHGVTNFNVAATYGLLGFDDAFAEFVDAISAQTKGHYLKYTLSVARLQQLSENNAVYLGFQGQWADKNLDTAEQFYLGGANNVRGYDTGVLAGSQGQMVNLEFRRTLHVGMPGSWTALAFADAGRVSIYKDRFAPGTNSAHMQDVGLGVRWQGDDQWSLSADVSHPIGVRPALAGQAHDTRAWVQIQKGF, from the coding sequence ATGACCATGGCAAACCTTCCGACGCGTGCCGCGAACCTCCTTGGCGCTTGCATTCTCCTTGCACTGACTTCCACTGCGGGAGCCCAGGTGCGGCCGCCGCAAAGCGGTGACCTGCTCCGCCAGGTGCCGGTGGTACCGCAGGCGCAAAAGGCCGACGACACAGGGCTCAAGCTCGCCCCCCCTACGCCCGCCGACCAGGGCGACAGCGCACCCTTCCACGTGACTGCCATTGAGATCACCGGCGCGACGCTGATTCCTGCCGACACGCTGCATGCGCTGGTCGCCTCCGGTGAGGGCAAGGACATGACGTTGCGGCAACTCAACGCCCTGGCCGACCGTATTACGACGGAATACCGCGCCAAGGGCTATCCGCTCACGCTGGCCTACGTGCCCGCCCAGACGCTGAGCGGTGGCACGGTGCGGATAGCGGTGCAGGAAGCGCGTCTGGGCAAAGTGGTGCTCGAAAACCACAGCGCAACGCACGACGGCCCGCTCAAGGCCACACTCGACCCGCTCACAAGCGGTGCACCGATAAGCTCGCACGGTTTTGACCGCAGCCTGCTGCTGCTGGGTGATATCCCCGGCGTGATGGAAACATCGGCGCTTCGGCCGGGCGACGAGCCGGGCACGTCCGACCTTGCCGTCCGTACCGACGACCGTCCGCGGTACACCGGCCAGGTCGCGCTCGACGATTACGGCAACCAGTACACCGGTCGCGCGCGTCTGACCGGCACGTTCAACGTGAATGGCCTGCTGCACCAGGGTGACGTGCTCGACGCCACGGCGCTTTCGGCGGGCTCGAACATGAACTACGAGCGGCTCGCCTACCGCTACTTGCTCAACGGGCAAGGCACGGTGGTCGGCGCTGCCGTCTCGGCACTTGATTACAAGCTCAAGGGCGACCTGCGCGTGCTCGACGCCCACGGCACGGCGCAGGTAGCCAGTCTGTTCGTCAGCCAGCCGTTCATCCGCTCGACCGACGGCAATCTCTATGGCCAGCTCGGTTACGACCGCCGACACCTCAACGATTCGATTGACATCGTCGGTGTGCGAACGCTCCGCCATACCTACGGCTGGACCGCCACCCTCGCCGGCGACCAGCGGGACGCGCATGGTGTCACCAACTTCAATGTCGCGGCGACCTACGGCCTGCTTGGCTTCGACGATGCCTTTGCCGAATTTGTCGATGCAATCAGTGCGCAGACGAAAGGGCATTATCTGAAATACACCCTCTCGGTCGCCCGTCTGCAGCAGCTCTCGGAAAACAACGCGGTCTACCTCGGATTCCAGGGGCAGTGGGCCGACAAGAATCTCGACACGGCCGAGCAGTTCTACCTCGGTGGCGCGAACAACGTGCGTGGCTACGACACGGGCGTGCTGGCCGGTTCACAGGGCCAGATGGTCAACCTCGAGTTTCGGCGCACGCTGCATGTCGGCATGCCCGGGAGCTGGACAGCGCTCGCCTTCGCTGATGCCGGTCGGGTGAGCATTTACAAGGACCGTTTCGCACCGGGGACGAACAGCGCGCACATGCAAGATGTGGGGCTCGGCGTGCGCTGGCAGGGCGACGACCAGTGGTCGCTGAGTGCCGATGTGTCACATCCGATTGGGGTACGACCCGCACTTGCTGGGCAGGCCCACGACACGCGTGCCTGGGTGCAGATTCAGAAGGGTTTCTGA